DNA sequence from the Fusarium verticillioides 7600 chromosome 2, whole genome shotgun sequence genome:
GTGCTGCATACCCTGGAACTCACCAACGAGAGAGCCGAACTGCTTGCGGTCGTTCCAGACGTAGCGAGCAGCGTTCTCGAAAGCACCGAGAGCCAGACCGGTCATCTGAGCAGCGATACCAATTCGCCcctcgttgagaagggcaATGGCGTACTTGTAACCGTGGCCACGCTCACCGAGGAGATTCTCCTTGGGAATCACAACGTCGTCGAAGTTGATGACGCATGTGCTTGAGGCGCGAAtgccgagcttcttctccttcttagcGATAGAGAAACCCTTAGTGCCCTTCTCGACGATGAAAGCGGTGATTCCCTTGTAGCCCTTGCTAGGGTCGAGGTTGGCGAAGACAATGAAGAACTCGGCCTCCTTGGAGTTTGTGATCCACATCTTGCTACCCGAGATCTTGAAGCCGTCGGCGGTCTCAGTAGCTCTCGTGGCCATGGCAAAAGCATCAGAACCAGAGACAGGCTCGGAGAGACAGAAAGAGGCAACGGTGTTTGTCGCAAGGCGAGGGAGCCACTTCTTCTTAATAGCAGTGGAGGCGTACTTGATAATAGCTGTGTTGCAGAGGGTATTGTGCACATCAACCAGAACGGAAACGGAGGGGTCTGCACGGGCAAGCTCCTCAATGGCGATAATGGCGGAAGTGAAGTTCATGCCGGCACCTCCGTACTCCTCGGGGATCTCAATACCCATGAGACCCTGCTCGAACAgctgctcaacaacagctgggtccatctcctcagcctcgtccATGTCACGCGCACGAGGAAGAATCACATCTGTAGAGAACTTGGAGACGGTGTCGGCCATGGCAGCCTCGATCTCAGAGAGGTGAGTGATGGGTGTAGGAGGGATCTCGGAGATGTCGATTTGCTCATTGCGGCGGATGGATGTTGTAGATAGAGGGCGAGCAGTGTTGCTTCAGCGCAGAGTTAGCGATTGCTTCTGGTCAGTCTCAAAATTGAACCCACAGGTTTATTCTCGTCAATGTTCGGGGAGCGGTGGCTCGTGTGGCAATGCGCTGTGTAAGACCTCGACCACCCTGAAGCGCAGGGCGTACGACTCGAGTAAACGACGAAGACATGGTGAGATTTGcggtgttgaggagaggcGTGAGGAAGCGCGGTGACTGTGTcagagaaaagaaggaaaagagatGTAGGGGAGCTGAAGTGGCTAGGTTAGATCGAGGTGTCAGGCGGGTATGTTAGATGTCTGACGATCACAAGCCAAAAGCGACAACCAGCATGACAAGCTCTTTGAATGGTATGAAACAAGAAAGATGAAGGCGATAAGAGAAcaacaaggtcgagatgTCAATTATTTTAGCCTCGGTATATACAAATCATCCATTGGCCCTGTAGTTACACGTCCTTCCCTTTATACGGCTGAAGCGGTTGAAGAATCTCGCTGTTCGGCCTAGACCAGCCGAGGATAACCACCGAGGTCGTGGATGTCTTCGGTTGTACAGCGGTAATGGATGGaactttgacttgactttgttTGACTTGGATCGATTTGGGGAAATCTGTTAGCCAATGCGGGATGGGAGTTGGGGAGGATTGCGgggggaagaagatgcacCGGCGATTAACCGCTGACGTCAAAGATTGAGGTGGGGCATGATGGATTGTGGCATGTGATCTGCTGGTGAGCCCGGAGAAATAGAACATCCGAGAGATTGTAGCACGTGACACAGCTTCGAGAGGCTGAGATTTTGATATTGGCGGCATtggatgagcttgggatTGGGATAGCGAGAGGCTGCATACGGGGATCAATTCGACCCAGTTCTCACGACAATTTAATTCAATCCGACCATCGAAGACTCGCCCAACATGGTCGGCTCCATCCTCCGCCAGTTCTTCTCCCCGGCGACACGTCGTCCCCTCACCACAGccctctcaacaccaccaagccGGCTGATCCAACCAACCCTCCGAACATTCACAACCTCAGCACCCCGCGCATTCGCTCCCACAACAGCTCGTCCAGCGACATTGAACCAAGTCCTCCGCGGTATCCGAAAGGGCAAGCGCGCTCGTCACGCTGTCTCACCTGCTCTGTCCAACACAAACTGTCCCGCTCTCAAGGGTGTCTGTCTGcgtgttggtgttgttcgacccaagaagcccaactCTGGTGAGCGAAAGACCGCTCGTGTAAAGCTTTCCACTGGAGCTGTTGTTACGGCGTATATCCCTGGCGAGGGACACAATATTCAGCAGCATAGTGTTGTATTGGTACGAGGCGGACGTGCACAGGATTGTCCTGGTGTGAGATACCATCTTGTTCGAGGAGCTCTGGATCTGGTATGTTTATTGCCTTGGCCATAAATTGAAGTTCTGGCCATATTTATACTAGATGCTAAGATACTAACTACTCCAGGGTGGTGTTGCGAGCCGAACAACAAGTCGAAGCAAGTACGGcaccaagaagccaaagaaggcCACAGTTGGTTAAACAATTTTGCATACGGAAAACAAATGGACGAATTGGGTTAAAAGATGGCAAAGCGATGATACAAGACATGTGTCAAAACCAATAGACCTGGCTACAGCCATGTAATGATATTGTACACTATTTCGAGCATTCAATTCAAGAAAGCATTCAAACGATCCCAGAACATTCTTGATTCATACACTCTACATGATCAAAAGCTGTCCAAAGTGCTTCAAACCCAGACGCCTGTTGTTGGTTCCCGTAAGAACATCACCTAATGCCGACCCATTGTGTGCAGCCCAGAAATCATGCAGACAATCTACCGAGCATTACGACCTGTATGATACAACCCTATACAACCCCTTGTTAATACTATTTTGTCTACTGCTGCTTCTCGTAGCCCTTGGGCTTCTCCATGCCGTTGAGCTCGAAGAATCGAGAAGTGCCTGTTGCTTGGTTAGCGTATGATTCTGAAACAGTCTCCAGCAAAATACTTACAAGAGTAACCCTTCCAGTCAAAGTTGTTATCAGGGTTGCAGTGGCAACGGAGATCCAGACGTCGCTGCTCGTCAGTGGGGCAGTGAGTGAAAGGAACGTGGTAGTAGGCAATGTCCTCGAAGAAGTGAATCTGCTCCTTCTTAAggagaagaccagcagcaatggAGTGGACAGGAGCATCACCCCATCGCTCGTAGAAGAAACCACCGTCCTTATCAAGAGACTCGAAGAAATCGAGATAAGGCTTGCTGCGGAGCCAGGACAAGCTACCAACCTCAAAGTTGGACCACTAAACTCAATTAGTTGTGAAACGGGTGACAAGTAGAGCTTAACTTACGAAATGGCACTTGTTGTAGTTCTCGCCACCGTCATCACTGAGGAAGCGCATAGAGTTATCGGAAGAGATATGCTCAGGGTGGTTCTGCATGAACTTCTTGGTGCTAGCCCAGAGGGTGGGAATAGTGTCGATGTACTCgtagagagagagaacaAAACTGTacttcttgttgttctcgtgCATGACACGGAAGGGGTCGTAGTGGATGTCGcagaagagcttgacggAGGGCTCAACACGCCAGTAGTACTCGTAGTTCATCATGAGTTCCTGTCGGAAGAAGAAACCAGACTCGAATCGGCACATGTGACGGTAGCTGATGGAATCACCGTAGATAATCTTTCGCTCGTGCATATCCTCACGGACCTTGCGGGCCTTCTCCTGGTCAATCCACTCAGGGAAAGACCAGTGTTCCTCGGGAATCAGACCATAGTGAGTCTTACCAGAGCAGAGAGAGGTGGTAACCTTCTTGAACTGCTCATCGAAAGGTTTATCGTTGAGGAAGACCCAGTCGTAGTTGTATCGGCGATTGAAACGATCCTCGACTTGTCGAATGGACTCGGCAATCTCCCAAACGTCCTGGTTTCGGGCAAGAGTAACAAATGTAGCGTTCATACGGGGACCGGGAGCAGTGCCCTGGAGGTTGTTCCAGCCAGGGTCGTTGGGGGACATAGCCAGAGGAGCCTCAGCAAGCTGGCCTGAAGCAGGACCCTCCTTGGGAGTCTGAGGAGCAGGAACAGCGGGGGCATCGCCAGCAGGCTTCTGTGCGGGAGCATCGTCCTTAGTGAGGGCAGTGTCtccctcctcagcaacaggTGCTTGCTGGCCAGGGAAGTTGACGTTGTTACCGGCATCGGGGGACTTGGGGATGGTGCCAGGAGCTTGCTGCTGGTTGCTGGGGCTTCCAGGACCGCCTGGGAAATTACCGACACTGCCAGGAACGGGGATGGTATCGATCTTGGAAttggagaagaagtagaaCATAGTGAGCGTCTAAAGGAGTCGGGTTAGCAGGTGGCGACGTAAgccatcatgagcatcaAAACCCATGGGACATGAATGGATAAAGGCGACGTACGAAAAGCGCGAGCGCAATATAGCGCACGTAGCGCGTATGACCTGCAGCCATGGCGAAAAAAGAATTGACGATATGAAATCGTCAATACAAGAAGAGTTCAAATGAAGTGGGAGGTTTGAACagaaaacaaagaaagaagaaagatggaTGATCCAAAGTCGACGTTTCGGTGGCAGCGCGCACGGGGAAAAACGACACCTAGAGCACCTAGCAGCCCGCCTAGGCACTTACGTTAGTAGGGAGCCGGGGGACTGAGGGGCTCCAGTAAAAGGAACGGTCGGTGATCTTTCTGATGGAACTAAAAAAAAGATGGATGGGCGACCTCGTTAGTCCTCCACGAagtgaagaacaaggtcaatATCGTGAACCAGAAACAAGTATTaaggagagaaaaagagatgATTCACGACGAAGAATTAACATTCACGAATTGAGTATGTGCAGGAAAATATCTACTTATTATCATGCAAAAAAGACAGTTGGAATCAATGGCACGCAACAAGTTGTTGGAGAGCACTGGAATGAGATGAACAACGTGTTCTGGGGGAACAAGCCCAGCCCTTGGTCGTCAATTCTAGGCAAAGTCAGGTACACACGGCGACTACATAGAGAGGCACAGCTTGTCCTGATAAGAAGAGGGTGACTCGAGGTATCTTCGGCAGGGGCTTGGAGGGAAAATACCTGATTTCCAGCACTTGGCAGCACTAGGACGAAGTATTCGCCAAATGATATGTACTTGGTACGCCCTGGCGTCCAGGGGACGTATCCCGTATGTTAGCGCATCTCAGCTCCGATTACTGGCTTCTGTGTCAAACTATTGCCGAGTCCAGACGCTTTTGGGGTGAGTCTAATGACATTGGTTCCAATTCAATAGGTAGGTAGCAAACCCTTTTCAGCTTAACTATCCTCTCTCCCAAGTCCGTTCAAAGAAAGGTGGATTTTCGTTCGTTGTCAAGATTACGACGACATGCAGCAGGAGACTGATCTGTTTACAGGGATGCCCCAACCTTGGAAATCTCCATTGTCATCGACTTGATCCAGATACAACAGCTCGTTTAGGTTGCGCCATGCGCCTCTTGCAGAATGTTTAGGAATGAGGGATCTGCAGTTATTCAAGCCTCATAATCGAGAAGGTTTCTCTCAGCAAATCGAGGCCTGGATTGGGAAAAGTGTTACACGTCGAATGCATCACCAGCTTTTCTCGTATCGttgaatgagatggaggtgCCCCTTTTTTACGTTTCCTGGGCTTGTTTTAGGTTGGCAGCTTACAGCCCAGGAACCTTGCGTCAAAGGAACGGAACGCTGCAACCAGCCTGTAGCAGTTCCCGATTtcccatcttctctccactgTACGAGGTGACCAATTGTTTATTGTTGGTCTCTGAACCCGTTCGTTCCGTTTTTGTGGTTTGTTAGTCgacctcttcaaccttgaaTTGAGTCTCTGGGCTGGAGTCCTTGATCATGGATCGATAACCTTATTCAGGCTCAAACTCATGTCCGCCCGTATGTCTAATTAACTGATTTTTTATTCCCATGGATGTTTCACCAAAGGTCTGTGACTTTCTCTTCAAGAGCCCTCCAAAGGTCAACGGCTGAACCACTCGCAACCTACAATATCAATAGAGTAGAATACCTAGATAGGCCTGCGTTTTATAGAACGATACATGTCAATGCCAAATAAAAGCGTCACTGAAGTGATGGACATGTATACCTATGTTCCAACAAAGAGCTGAAAACATAACGCAGTCAAGTACCTTGTTGCTGCAATATCAGTATGATATTTTCATCCTTTTATATAGACATTCTCCTTCTATGTCTTCATGAGGTTGTATGTCCTAGTCTAAACTCATAAATAGTGTACGAATCTTGTATGGCTTTTGGTTCCTACCTTATTGTCTagactcgaagaagctcaacaatggCATCACGTGATTATGCACGTGAATACATGTACCCTCCATCTAACCGCATGTGGGGGAAGCGGGCTTGGAGAACAACGTTGGCACTTCGTCGCATCATCGTCGGCATCAGAGCTTCGCCGCGCATCAACATCGCAGCCCGCTCTCTCCCAAGCGGCTGTTCACCCTTTTCGGTTACAAAGCTCATTGGTAGAGTTTCCGAACACTTCTAACAAACTTTCCACAGCCAACTTAGCGCTATATTCGCATGCTTGGTCACGATACAAACATCTTGAACCTATTTTACTGGAAGACATCATGATAGATTTGTGCGCGCTGAACGACCCTGAACATATCTCATTCTCTTAGTGGTGAGTGGATTTACTTCAGCTTTGCTTTCCTACCTTGCTCGCTTCCCCCGGCCTGGTCATTGCTGGATATATATGTCCGGACTGGAAACCCTTCAACGCCCGTGGACCTGAGGACGAATTCTGTGTTGCACAAGCCTTCCTTCAATGCGAACCCTTCCAAGCTGGCTCAGATATTGGACCGTCGTCTTCTTGTCGGTGTCGGTAGTGATATGCGCCACATGATGGACAGTGAAACAGAGTCAAGCAGCTTCGACCACGACAGGACCATGTAAGAAAAGGACTCAGGAAGGAGAGCAATATGACATATAGAAAGCCCCGCCATCGCAGTCGTCGCGAACACTCTATCGGCGACCCGAATGTTTGGGATAAGAAGCTTGATATCTGGTCCAGGGAGGTCATGGGTCGTTTCCTGAGGATACCTCGAGCGGGGCACGGAGCTCAAAGCGACTATAGTTGACTGGCGTTTGTACTAATTTCTTTCATAGTACAATCGACGTCCACTTGCCCAAATTCTTTCAAAATGTCCTTCTTCGGTTTCGACACCACGCGCCATAACACGGCTGCGCCTGGCTTCTCCCAATCTCACGATCCATTTGCTGGTTTATCAGGCagggatggtgatgatgatgctctaGATTTCGAGGAGACTTATGACGGTCTTGGAGACCAGCTCGAAGAGACTGGAGACGCTTTCAACGACGACACTTTCGGCGACAGTGGCCCGGCAGTCTCTCGCAGTGCTGGCAAGGATTTCGACTTCTTTGGCCAGACTGCCAAGGTTGCGAATGCCATTAATGAGGAGCATCTTCGCTACAACCGCCAGGGGCCTGCGACTAAACCcgctgcttctgctcagGCGCATTCTTCCGTCAACCAATATGCCTCGGCCGACTACCAGTCTTACTACTCTAATCAGCCTTACCAGCAACAGTCTTATCAACAGCCTGTGCGATCTGGTTACGAGAAGTACCGCGAACCCGAGGCGCTCCCTGATCTCCATGTTGACCGAAGCATCTGGGGCATTGGGCCGTCTAAGCCAGCCCAGCAAGCATCGCCTGCTCCTGTTCCTGCAGCTCAGCCTGCCCAGCATGCGCCCAGTCGCAAAGTcatgagcttggaagaggTCGAGGCCGCCATGCGATCTCAGCCCAAGCAGCAGACACCTCAGCCACATGCCGCAGATCTTTCCTATCAACAACCGCCTCCCGGATTTACtgctcatcagcaacagcctcctcAGGCCCATGGTCATGGCCACCCAGTGACTATCCTGCAGAGGCCCCAAAGCACTCAATCGAAGCCCACGCCGCCAGCCCCAGGTCTTCAAGCGACTCCCgttcagcatcagcagcagctccaTGCCAACCCGACCCAGATTCTGCAGAATCCCAACCGCGCCGGCCCAGATGCGCATGTTCCACCTCAGCATGGACACCACTCCAAGCAGTCCCACAGTGCCATCCCTAATGCCGCGCAGTTACAAGCTCACCCCCAAATGCAGCAGATGtccgaggaagagaaggccgCCTATCTGGATCAAGAGACCAAGAGGGCGAAGCGAAACCACAAGATCTGGCTTCTGTCGAAGGACAATGGGTTGATGACTCCCCAGGACAAGAATTTCATCACCCGtatccagctccagcagctcgTTTCCGCTACTGGTAACCCTGTCGAAGGATCTGATGCTTCAATTGCCGAGGACTTCTACTACCAGGTTTACAGCCATATCCGGGCTGGTCAGCGTCAAAACCCCAGCCAGCCTCTGAGCAACTTCGCCCAGACATACCTGTACCAGACTGGTAGTCGTCAGGGTGGTATGCGTCGCCATGGACGTCCCGCCGAGAATCACTTCCAACGAATGGAGCAGCAGGTACAGCgtgctgttgaagctgccaagaataAGCCCAAGAACCCTCAGCTGGTCATCGCAGGCAGTCTAGGAAAGATCTCCTTTAGCAACGCGAAGACCCCTAAGcctctcctcagcatcaagcGAACCGAGAGTGAGCATCAGCGCCCCAATAATGGCAAGAAGGGATCTAGCCTTGATCGAAAGACCATCCTTCGAAATGTTGAAAAGGTTTATCAGACTCTGATGCAAATCGAGGATCATGTTCGACTTATCCCACCCCCCATGACCGGCCccgatgaggagcttgagaacaaGCACAAGGAGTGGGCCACCATTCTCGAGACCTATAACGCCAAGCTCTGGCAAGAGCTTAAGGTCCATGAGCAGATTGGAGTTGTTGTTCCTCATCCATTCATcgctttcttgtcttgtgcCAAGGGTGAGAAGGCCATTCCTCGTCTTttccctcatctctcttttGAACAACGGACTACTATCTTGACCATGATTATCTATCATCTCGACCAATTGGATGTCGTCCAGGGCGCTGCTATTACACCGGGCGAGGTGACAACCATCAATGCACGAATGCGAGAGAAGATTGAACTTTTCATCTCTACTGTTATGCCATCGCTGATGCAATATTTCAACGATACTGGCCTGGATATTGTTGATGGAGTTTTGAATCTGATtgccaccaagctcaacgtCGATCTCAtttcgagatcaagaattgGTGTGTCCATGTTGACACTTATTCTCAGTCGTGCCGTGCTTCTCAAACAGACAGGCGCCGGCACTCCTGAGCAGTGGGATAACTGGTATGTAAATTCTGGACCGTGAATCACAACTTTAGCTAACAAGTATCAGGGATCGAACATTTGAGATCTTGTTCAGTAGGCTCGAACCTTCGCTGCCTTACATTTTCCCTGGTAGTGTCAACACTGGAGAGGATGTCTACGTATGGCAGCTTCTTGCAGCTATGGGCGTCAGCGCCACTCACGACCAGCAAACTCGCCTGGTccttgctgtcaaggaccGTGTGCTCGACACTGTCACTGTTTCGAAGACACTCCCTCCTGCTATGGGAGCAGAGCGACTGAACAGTGTCAACTTGTTCATGCGATCCATTGGTTTGGatgtcgagcttctccagtAAACATTTGTTTTATGAGCATGCATACAGGCTATTGTCGGTGATTCTTGGGCTTTTTTCTTGGGCTGGCATATAAGAGCGCTCAAGGCGACCGGGATATGCAGGATGCGacacaacacaacaaacAGGGTTTACATGCTGGCGAAAATATTATTGGGAGCGGCTCAGCGTATAGGCATACTGGGTGTACAAAATTCCTCACCCCTGATATGGCGAGTGCTTAGCGCTTTCATGTATACCGGCATTACAGTCGGATGATCATCACTAACTCATGGAGAGAGTTTGGGAGGACTCTTGTCCATTGAGGAAATAGGTTATATCGTATTTGCAAATTTTACGCGTGTTTGGCAAAGCTTTTCTATACGGTGACCTTTGAattttttatataaagttGATAGATCCTTTGCGCCGTCCCATGCTACCTACTTAGTCCCCTGAGTTTATTTCTAGCACCAAATTTTCActcttcatccatcaacGTTGGCCGTCTTTGAAGCTGTAGCTCGAGGTCTACCTCCCCGTCGAGCAACGGTTCCCGCCGCTCCACCTCGTGGTCGAAGCTTGGGCTTTCGTGCCTCGTCCGCCCCTGGCGCAGGTTGCTCTGGCTGCTTAGCGGGGGCAATTGGCTTGAGATCTTCTTTAACAGGTTCTGATGTCGGCTGTGGCTTCTTTATGCCACtaacagcttcaagaagctcgtcatcatcccACCGACGGGCGAACTTTGGCACTGACTCCTCAAGGGGTGGCTCATTGTCCTCCGCATCATCGGctttctctgcttcttctgcgGCCTCCTCTTGAGTAGGGCGCAGGAAGAGGCTTTCGTTATAAACCTCCCAGGCAGCCTCCTCGTTCTCATCTGTGTAGTGCATAGTTCGCCAATGCTCTGTCTGCACAGCTCGTAGACGATCAGCCATAGTTTCGGTGGTGACAGTATCGCCATCGCCAGTAGCCTTGACAGTCATATGAATTGCGCGAGCAGTGCCGGCTGCAGTACTGGGAGCCGACTCCTTAGTAGCTGCGTCTTGTCGTGCTTGTTGGACGGTTGCGTCGATGTGGTGAAGTTGTGGGCGTAGGTGGACAAGCGATGACACAGGTGTGAGATGTAAGTCCTCTGGCGATGGGTTAGAAGATATATGGGCTCAAGACCAATGCGACTTACTGCCTTGAAAGACACCGACCATATGCTGAACCTCCTTATACTCAGGATACTGCCCACCAAGGGTCTGTATCCGGAGCACTTTATCCTGCCTAACGGCCTCTGCCCAGTCCATGTTCTCCTGTTCATCCTCGGCCTTTTTCCTGCCACCTCGAGCCTGGACCGTACCAAAGCCAAATCCACCAGCCAGGCCATGGCTGCCGCCATTCTTCGTCGCCATGGAAGCATGTAAAGTCTTTCCCCATTTTTGTCCCTTCTCGCGATCATAGGCGACTGTGTTGTCGAGGGGAACATCGACTTCAACCATGCCAGCTTGAGCCTTCACCCGCAATTCGGTTGGTGGAGGTCGTGGAGAGTCATCGGTTCGGTTTGGATGttggagaacaagaagacggCGACCTAAAGGTAGAGATGGGTTGATAAAGACGTTGTATGTTGCGGTGACGGggtcatcgtcgtcgtcgtctaTCGTGGTGGGATTGTTAATTGTGGAGGGCTTGACGCCTGAGTCGACATCCATATCATCGATGGCCATTGAGGCCGTAGGAGCCGGTGTATTCGACGATGTAGACATGTTATGCAACTATTTGTATGAAAACAAAGCTTTTCTGCAGAAATTGCTAGTCAAGAACCTGACTAGACCTTATTATTCGCTGATCGGTATGGATGACTCTACGTCGCTCTCCAGGTTCGCTTTGCGACAACCGCAATGCGCAGCTGTTTCTCGAAGACCTTTGCCTCGTATGTCGATACCGAGTATATATACGGATTTTGTACCAGTATCTTAAGCTCCGGTGTTTTTGCGACAGGGTTTCGATGTGAAGTAAGTCAGCTTGAAGGTTGTAAGCCTAAGGGAAGTCAACGCTGGGAGGGGCGGTTGTAGAGAAATTTCCATGTTCGTCCCCCGCCAAAGTTTAGACCGTTATCTTATCAGTAACAGCAATTCGAGAGTCGCAAGCCCAAAGATGAGAGTCACTCAGTCATGTCCCAATTATGATAATTAGGGA
Encoded proteins:
- a CDS encoding acyl-CoA dehydrogenase, with the protein product MSSSFTRVVRPALQGGRGLTQRIATRATAPRTLTRINLNTARPLSTTSIRRNEQIDISEIPPTPITHLSEIEAAMADTVSKFSTDVILPRARDMDEAEEMDPAVVEQLFEQGLMGIEIPEEYGGAGMNFTSAIIAIEELARADPSVSVLVDVHNTLCNTAIIKYASTAIKKKWLPRLATNTVASFCLSEPVSGSDAFAMATRATETADGFKISGSKMWITNSKEAEFFIVFANLDPSKGYKGITAFIVEKGTKGFSIAKKEKKLGIRASSTCVINFDDVVIPKENLLGERGHGYKYAIALLNEGRIGIAAQMTGLALGAFENAARYVWNDRKQFGSLVGEFQGMQHQLAQAYTEITAARALVYTAARKKEAGEDFVRDAAMAKLYASQVAGRVSGSAIEWMGGMGFVREGLAEKYFRDSKIGAIYEGTSNIQ
- a CDS encoding acyl-CoA dehydrogenase, encoding MSSSFTRVVRPALQGGRGLTQRIATRATAPRTLTRINLNTARPLSTTSIRRNEQIDISEIPPTPITHLSEIEAAMADTVSKFSTDVILPRARDMDEAEEMDPAVVEQLFEQGLMGIEIPEEYGGAGMNFTSAIIAIEELARADPSVSVLVDVHNTLCNTAIIKYASTAIKKKWLPRLATNTVASFCLSEPVSGSDAFAMATRATETADGFKISGSKMWITNSKEAEFFIVFANLDPSKGYKGITAFIVEKGTKGFSIAKKEKKLGIRASSTCVINFDDVVIPKENLLGERGHGYKYAIALLNEGRIGIAAQMTGLALGAFENAARYVWNDRKQFGSLVGEFQGMQHQLAQAYTEITAARALVYTAARKKEAGEDFVRDAAMAKLYASQVAGRVSGSAIEWMGGMGFVREGLAEKYFRDSKIGAIYEGTSNIQLNTIAKLLQKEYTS
- a CDS encoding 30S ribosomal protein S12, yielding MVGSILRQFFSPATRRPLTTALSTPPSRLIQPTLRTFTTSAPRAFAPTTARPATLNQVLRGIRKGKRARHAVSPALSNTNCPALKGVCLRVGVVRPKKPNSGERKTARVKLSTGAVVTAYIPGEGHNIQQHSVVLVRGGRAQDCPGVRYHLVRGALDLGGVASRTTSRSKYGTKKPKKATVG
- a CDS encoding alpha 1,2-mannosyltransferase, with amino-acid sequence MAAGHTRYVRYIALALFTLTMFYFFSNSKIDTIPVPGSVGNFPGGPGSPSNQQQAPGTIPKSPDAGNNVNFPGQQAPVAEEGDTALTKDDAPAQKPAGDAPAVPAPQTPKEGPASGQLAEAPLAMSPNDPGWNNLQGTAPGPRMNATFVTLARNQDVWEIAESIRQVEDRFNRRYNYDWVFLNDKPFDEQFKKVTTSLCSGKTHYGLIPEEHWSFPEWIDQEKARKVREDMHERKIIYGDSISYRHMCRFESGFFFRQELMMNYEYYWRVEPSVKLFCDIHYDPFRVMHENNKKYSFVLSLYEYIDTIPTLWASTKKFMQNHPEHISSDNSMRFLSDDGGENYNKCHFWSNFEVGSLSWLRSKPYLDFFESLDKDGGFFYERWGDAPVHSIAAGLLLKKEQIHFFEDIAYYHVPFTHCPTDEQRRLDLRCHCNPDNNFDWKGYSCTSRFFELNGMEKPKGYEKQQ